One Oreochromis niloticus isolate F11D_XX linkage group LG16, O_niloticus_UMD_NMBU, whole genome shotgun sequence genomic window carries:
- the LOC100692752 gene encoding olfactory receptor 6N2-like yields the protein MNATYITFGGHVEVEKYRYLYFVVMFMVYVLIICSNSTIVWLIIVQKSLHEPMYIFIAALLVNSVVLSTVIYPKLLIDFLSEKQIILYQACLFQVFLFYALSCSEFLLLSAMAYDRYVSICKPLQYPSIMRRTRVNIFLVLCWFLPAIQVAVPIAGNANTPLCNFTLNGIFCNNSVNRLYCVNSRELSIYGMVVLFNVALSPMFFILFTYIKIIIVAYQSCGNVRKKAAQTCLPHVLVLINYSCLLTYDMVIVRLESEFPKTARFIMTLQFVTYNPLCNPIIYGLKMKEISKHLKILFS from the coding sequence ATGAATGCAACATATATAACTTTTGGTGGTCACGTGGAAGTGGAGAAATACCGTTATCTTTATTTTGTGGTCATGTTTATGGTATATGTTCTAATAATTTGCAGCAATTCCACTATTGTGTGGCTTATCATAGTTCAAAAAAGCCTCCATGAGCCTATGTACATTTTCATTGCAGCTTTGTTAGTGAACTCTGTTGTTTTGAGCACTGTCATCTACCCGAAGCTTTTGATTGACTTCTTATCTGAAAAACAGATTATTTTGTATCAAGCCTGTCTCTTTCAAGTATTCCTGTTTTATGCCTTAAGTTGCTCAGAATTCTTACTGCTGTCAGCCATGGCTTATGACAGATATGTGTCTATATGTAAACCTCTGCAATATCCTTCTATAATGAGAAGAACAAGAGTCAATATTTTCCTGGTTTTGTGCTGGTTTTTACCTGCTATTCAGGTTGCAGTGCCGATAGCAGGAAATGCAAATACACCACTCTGTAACTTTACTCTGAACGGTATTTTTTGTAACAATTCGGTAAACCGTCTTTATTGTGTTAATTCAAGAGAATTATCTATATATGGTATGGTTGTTCTATTTAACGTTGCACTTTCTCCTAtgttttttatactttttacaTACATAAAGATAATTATAGTTGCCTATCAGAGTTGTGGAAATGTCAGAAAAAAAGCTGCACAAACCTGTTTGCCTCATGTGCTAGTGCTTATTAACTATTCTTGTTTGCTTACTTATGATATGGTTATAGTTAGACTGGAATCAGAGTTTCCTAAAACTGCACGTTTTATAATGACATTACAGTTTGTAACATATAACCCTCTCTGCAATCCAATTATATATGGActaaagatgaaagaaatttCTAAACACCTCAAAATACTGTTCAGTTAA